The following are from one region of the Pseudazoarcus pumilus genome:
- the gcl gene encoding glyoxylate carboligase gives MARMRAVDAAIAVLRKEGIDTAFGIPGAAINPLYSAMRKDGSIRHILGRHVEAASHMAEGYTRTNPGNIGVCIGTSGPAGTDMITGLYSASADSIPILCITGQAPLARLYKEDFQAVDIESIAKPVTKWAVTVREAALVPRVFQQAFHVMRSGRPGPVLIDLPLDVQLAEIEFDIDTYEPLPVYKPAATRAQAEKALAMLNEAERPLIVSGGGVINADASELLVEFAELTGIPVIPTLMGWGTIPDDHKLMAGMVGLQTSHRYGNATMLASDFVLGIGNRWANRHTGSIPVFTKDRKFVHVDIEPTQIGRVFGPDFGIASCAKAALEQFIAVAKDMKAAGKLKDRTAWASECLERKRDVGMQRKTNFDDVPMKPQRVYQEMNQVFGKDTCYVTTIGLSQIAAAQHLHVYKPRHWINCGQAGPLGWTIPAALGVVAADPKREVVGISGDYDFQFLIEELAVGAQFKLPYIHILVNNSYLGLIRQAQRGFEMDFCVQLSFDNINAPELAGYGVDHVAVVEGLGVKAIRVREPKEFAPAVEQARKWMKEHQVPVVIEVILERVTNIPMGTEIDGVNEFEPVAETAEDAPTANA, from the coding sequence ATGGCCCGCATGAGAGCCGTAGACGCTGCTATTGCAGTACTGCGCAAGGAAGGCATCGACACCGCGTTCGGTATTCCCGGCGCCGCGATCAACCCGCTGTACTCGGCGATGCGCAAGGATGGCAGCATCCGCCACATCCTCGGCCGCCACGTCGAGGCCGCCTCGCACATGGCCGAGGGCTACACGCGCACCAATCCGGGCAACATCGGCGTGTGCATCGGCACCTCGGGGCCGGCCGGCACCGACATGATCACCGGCCTGTACTCCGCGTCGGCCGACTCCATCCCCATCCTGTGCATCACCGGTCAGGCTCCGCTGGCCCGCCTGTACAAGGAAGACTTCCAGGCCGTCGACATCGAGTCGATCGCCAAGCCGGTCACCAAGTGGGCCGTCACCGTGCGTGAAGCCGCGCTGGTGCCGCGCGTGTTCCAGCAGGCCTTCCACGTGATGCGCTCGGGCCGTCCCGGTCCGGTACTCATCGACCTGCCGCTGGACGTGCAGCTGGCCGAGATCGAATTCGATATCGACACCTACGAGCCGCTGCCGGTGTACAAGCCCGCAGCCACCCGCGCCCAGGCCGAAAAGGCGCTGGCGATGCTCAACGAAGCCGAGCGTCCGCTGATCGTCTCCGGCGGTGGCGTGATCAACGCCGACGCTTCCGAACTGCTGGTCGAGTTCGCCGAGCTGACCGGCATTCCGGTCATCCCGACCCTGATGGGCTGGGGCACCATCCCCGACGACCACAAGCTGATGGCCGGCATGGTCGGTCTGCAGACCTCGCACCGCTACGGCAACGCCACGATGCTGGCCTCGGACTTCGTGCTCGGCATCGGCAACCGCTGGGCCAACCGTCACACCGGCTCCATCCCGGTCTTCACCAAGGACCGCAAGTTCGTGCATGTCGATATCGAACCGACCCAGATCGGCCGCGTGTTCGGCCCGGACTTCGGTATTGCCTCGTGCGCCAAGGCCGCACTCGAGCAGTTCATCGCCGTGGCCAAGGACATGAAGGCCGCCGGCAAGCTCAAGGACCGTACGGCCTGGGCCTCCGAGTGCCTGGAGCGCAAGCGCGACGTCGGCATGCAGCGCAAGACCAACTTCGACGACGTGCCGATGAAGCCGCAGCGCGTCTATCAGGAGATGAACCAGGTCTTCGGCAAGGACACCTGCTACGTCACCACCATTGGCCTGTCGCAGATCGCCGCTGCCCAGCATCTGCACGTGTACAAGCCGCGCCACTGGATCAACTGCGGCCAGGCCGGCCCGCTGGGCTGGACCATTCCGGCCGCGCTGGGCGTGGTCGCCGCCGACCCCAAGCGTGAAGTCGTCGGCATCTCGGGTGACTACGACTTCCAGTTCCTGATCGAGGAGCTGGCCGTGGGTGCGCAGTTCAAGCTGCCCTACATCCACATTCTGGTGAACAACTCCTACCTCGGCCTGATCCGCCAGGCGCAGCGTGGTTTCGAGATGGACTTCTGCGTGCAGCTGTCCTTCGACAACATCAACGCACCTGAACTGGCCGGCTACGGCGTCGATCACGTCGCCGTGGTCGAGGGCCTGGGCGTCAAGGCGATCCGCGTGCGCGAACCCAAGGAGTTCGCCCCCGCGGTCGAGCAGGCGCGCAAGTGGATGAAGGAACATCAGGTACCGGTCGTCATCGAGGTCATCCTCGAGCGCGTGACCAACATCCCGATGGGCACCGAGATCGACGGCGTCAACGAGTTCGAGCCGGTCGCAGAGACCGCCGAGGACGCACCGACCGCCAACGCGTAA
- a CDS encoding LysR family transcriptional regulator produces MDRYTEIRSFVLVAEKGTFAAASVVEGVTPVVMGRRLDALEGRLGVKLMHRSTRGLSLTDLGEQFLERARALLREFDEAEASITADRKTVRGHLVVSAPAAFGRRHVAPHAPAFRARFPDLKLSFNLTDSVADLVREGYDMAIRIGEVTDPNYVAIRLFPNRRVICATPDYFARHGKPQRVEDLAHHNCLAFNLQGGQQRGWTFLREGKLVAVKVSGDLDCNDGELLFDWVKQGLGVGWRSMWEIQAELKRGELVTVLDEYAMPNYDIQAVYPQQRYLPAKVRFFIEHLRNIYNAPGYWEGEAALP; encoded by the coding sequence GTGGATCGCTATACCGAGATCCGCAGCTTCGTTCTGGTGGCGGAGAAGGGCACCTTCGCGGCCGCCTCGGTGGTCGAGGGTGTCACCCCCGTGGTCATGGGGCGACGCCTCGACGCGCTCGAGGGGCGCCTGGGCGTGAAGCTGATGCACCGTTCCACGCGCGGCCTGTCGCTGACCGATCTGGGCGAACAGTTTCTCGAGCGCGCGCGCGCCCTGCTGCGCGAGTTCGACGAGGCCGAAGCGAGCATCACGGCCGATCGCAAGACCGTGCGCGGTCACCTCGTGGTGTCGGCGCCGGCGGCCTTCGGAAGGCGCCACGTTGCGCCGCACGCGCCGGCCTTTCGCGCGCGCTTCCCCGATCTCAAGCTGTCGTTCAACCTGACCGACAGCGTCGCCGACCTGGTGCGCGAGGGCTACGACATGGCGATTCGCATCGGCGAGGTTACCGATCCGAACTACGTGGCGATCCGGCTGTTTCCGAACCGCCGCGTGATCTGCGCCACGCCGGACTACTTCGCGCGTCACGGCAAGCCGCAACGCGTCGAGGATCTGGCCCATCACAACTGCCTGGCCTTCAACCTGCAAGGCGGCCAGCAGCGCGGCTGGACCTTCCTGCGCGAGGGCAAGCTGGTGGCGGTGAAGGTCTCGGGTGACCTGGACTGCAACGACGGCGAGCTGCTGTTCGACTGGGTCAAGCAGGGTCTGGGCGTGGGCTGGCGCTCGATGTGGGAGATCCAGGCCGAACTCAAGCGTGGCGAGCTGGTGACCGTGCTCGACGAGTATGCGATGCCCAATTACGACATCCAGGCCGTGTATCCGCAGCAGCGCTACCTGCCGGCCAAGGTGCGCTTCTTCATCGAGCACCTGCGAAACATCTACAATGCGCCCGGCTACTGGGAGGGGGAGGCTGCCCTGCCGTGA
- a CDS encoding tellurite resistance TerB family protein gives MLKTLKDLFDNALDPGMNLPSERGEHSLQLATAVLLVEVMRADTELREDEREAAIAALREKFDLADDEVARLMELAHETSEDAYDYHRFTSEIVRRCDMARRVRIIEYMWQVAWADGHLSAHENHLMRKVASLLYISHADYVGAKMRAKAAAGAA, from the coding sequence ATGCTCAAAACCCTCAAGGATCTTTTCGACAACGCACTCGACCCCGGCATGAACCTGCCCAGCGAGCGCGGCGAACACAGCCTGCAACTGGCAACGGCCGTGCTGCTGGTGGAAGTCATGCGCGCCGACACCGAACTGCGCGAGGATGAACGCGAGGCGGCCATCGCCGCGCTGCGCGAGAAGTTCGACCTCGCCGACGACGAGGTCGCGCGCCTGATGGAACTGGCCCACGAGACCTCGGAGGACGCCTACGACTATCACCGCTTCACCTCCGAAATCGTTCGCCGCTGCGACATGGCGCGCCGGGTGCGCATCATCGAATACATGTGGCAGGTGGCCTGGGCCGACGGCCACCTGTCCGCGCACGAGAATCACCTGATGCGCAAGGTCGCCAGCCTGCTGTACATCTCGCACGCCGACTACGTCGGCGCCAAGATGCGCGCCAAGGCCGCTGCCGGCGCGGCCTGA
- a CDS encoding DMT family transporter, with the protein MSESRRAWPALAAFVLLSLIWGYNWVVMKKVLQFADPVDFTALRVIFGTVALFALMLLRRMPLRPVALGPTIVLGLLQCGAFSVLIQLALVHGGAGKTAVLVYVMPFWLLPMAWAFLGERVRGLQWVAVAMAALGLVFVLEPWSVQASLMSNAIALLASVVWASAAIYAKRLRARVRLELVSLTAWQMLFGAIVLAVFAWLLPSRPIEPTPYFFGALAYNAILATALAWLLWLFVLDRLPAGVAGLSSLAVPAVGVLSAWLELGERPSLAEGGGMMLIAAALALLSWLVLRATPARRARQER; encoded by the coding sequence ATGAGCGAGTCGCGTCGCGCCTGGCCGGCGCTGGCGGCCTTCGTGCTGCTGTCGCTGATCTGGGGCTACAACTGGGTCGTGATGAAGAAGGTACTGCAGTTCGCCGATCCGGTCGACTTCACGGCGCTGCGGGTGATCTTCGGCACGGTCGCGCTGTTCGCGCTGATGCTGCTGCGGCGCATGCCGCTGCGGCCCGTCGCGCTGGGGCCGACGATCGTGCTCGGCCTGTTGCAGTGCGGCGCCTTCAGTGTGCTGATCCAGCTCGCGCTGGTGCACGGCGGCGCGGGCAAGACGGCGGTGCTGGTGTACGTGATGCCGTTCTGGCTGCTGCCGATGGCCTGGGCCTTTCTCGGCGAGCGCGTGCGCGGCCTGCAATGGGTGGCGGTGGCGATGGCGGCGCTGGGGCTGGTGTTCGTGCTCGAGCCGTGGAGCGTGCAGGCGAGTCTCATGTCGAACGCGATTGCGCTGCTGGCAAGCGTCGTATGGGCCTCGGCCGCGATCTACGCCAAGCGCCTGCGCGCGCGGGTGCGCCTCGAACTGGTCTCGCTGACCGCCTGGCAGATGCTCTTCGGCGCGATCGTGCTGGCGGTGTTCGCCTGGCTGTTGCCGTCACGCCCCATCGAACCGACGCCGTATTTCTTCGGTGCCCTGGCCTACAACGCGATTCTCGCCACGGCGCTGGCCTGGCTGCTGTGGCTGTTTGTGCTCGACCGTCTGCCGGCCGGCGTGGCCGGGCTGTCGTCGCTGGCAGTGCCGGCGGTGGGCGTGCTCTCGGCCTGGCTGGAGCTGGGCGAGCGCCCGAGCCTGGCCGAAGGCGGCGGGATGATGCTGATCGCGGCCGCTCTGGCGCTGCTGAGCTGGCTGGTGCTGCGGGCGACGCCTGCACGTCGCGCCCGGCAGGAGCGTTGA